From Butyricimonas paravirosa, one genomic window encodes:
- a CDS encoding TusE/DsrC/DsvC family sulfur relay protein, which translates to MATLEIQGKTFEVDGDGFLTDPSIWNEDVAKLFAEADGITELNDKHWAIIKIIRDNFEEKGNAPMVRTICKETGLKLKDIYELFPLGPARGACRVAGLPKPDGCV; encoded by the coding sequence ATGGCAACACTAGAAATTCAAGGAAAGACGTTCGAAGTGGACGGAGACGGTTTCCTCACCGATCCTTCAATCTGGAATGAAGACGTGGCAAAACTCTTTGCCGAGGCAGATGGAATCACAGAATTAAATGACAAACATTGGGCTATTATCAAAATCATTCGTGATAATTTTGAAGAAAAGGGAAATGCCCCGATGGTTCGTACCATCTGCAAAGAGACCGGATTAAAATTGAAAGACATTTATGAATTGTTCCCATTAGGACCAGCCCGAGGAGCGTGTCGGGTGGCCGGGTTACCGAAACCCGACGGGTGCGTCTAA
- a CDS encoding WD40/YVTN/BNR-like repeat-containing protein, producing the protein MKTGILILTIGLLVACNHGGKHEIFDANGLTTGELKSCMLFTTYKDGILGGSASKPTTPNYGEDRKIGTEYNEALCWITHDGGRNWKKMKIDEGNVHYLMQNGKNVYAWVWKNSERGDLSALHVSRDKGKTWQKQTEIKGIATRPHVIDSNRMFFWGGIDHYALHETKDGGKTWIVHENHYDYIDEVFYDGLTAYFLTHIFERSAPSLLVKRDLETGKGKLISMPPGRTGRKGFKDIVALNNNEKLELYRIMNDSLLYLTTFNYGRQYLNYLKQQGDKIYACLRIHRGGSLTPEKMILFSEDGGKTWTEKDSGISIYSDCVSAIGNEKNFKIWYLGSVSRIGTYED; encoded by the coding sequence ATGAAGACAGGTATTTTGATATTGACAATAGGTTTACTTGTTGCTTGCAATCACGGGGGAAAGCACGAAATCTTTGATGCCAACGGATTAACCACCGGCGAACTAAAATCATGCATGTTGTTCACAACGTATAAAGATGGAATTTTAGGAGGATCAGCAAGTAAACCAACCACTCCAAATTACGGTGAAGATCGTAAAATTGGAACCGAATACAACGAGGCGTTATGCTGGATCACTCATGATGGCGGACGGAATTGGAAAAAAATGAAAATAGACGAAGGGAATGTGCATTATTTGATGCAAAACGGGAAGAACGTGTACGCATGGGTTTGGAAGAACTCGGAGAGGGGAGATCTTTCCGCACTTCACGTTTCCCGAGATAAAGGCAAAACATGGCAGAAACAAACGGAAATTAAAGGAATCGCAACACGTCCTCACGTGATTGATTCCAACCGGATGTTTTTCTGGGGTGGAATTGACCACTACGCCCTCCACGAGACAAAAGATGGGGGAAAAACATGGATTGTTCACGAAAATCACTACGATTATATTGATGAAGTATTTTACGATGGATTAACAGCTTATTTCCTCACTCACATTTTTGAACGTTCCGCACCAAGTTTACTCGTGAAAAGGGATTTGGAAACAGGGAAAGGCAAGTTAATATCAATGCCACCGGGACGAACGGGACGAAAAGGGTTCAAAGACATCGTGGCATTAAATAACAATGAAAAACTCGAACTCTACAGGATTATGAATGATTCCTTACTTTATCTTACAACATTTAATTACGGACGACAATACTTGAATTATTTGAAACAGCAAGGAGATAAAATCTATGCTTGCCTTCGGATTCATCGGGGAGGCTCCTTAACTCCGGAAAAGATGATCCTCTTCAGTGAAGATGGCGGCAAAACATGGACAGAAAAAGACTCGGGTATTTCAATATACAGCGATTGTGTTTCAGCCATAGGGAATGAAAAAAATTTCAAAATATGGTACCTTGGTAGTGTTTCAAGAATCGGAACTTACGAAGATTAG
- a CDS encoding (Fe-S)-binding protein — protein sequence MTNNITNEQKAKALAIISNTNDSKLETHLNACVRCGLCASSCMYYLTMKEGKYIPARKVDLVSSIYRRYKTWQGAMFPSLFHARELNQETCDEMVDSLFGACTMCGRCVKHCSIGVDIPFLVKKGREMLAVMGLVPKTLQATVDAAVNTGNNMGIPTEEFVDTIQWMEEELQDELEDEKAGIFLDQPDKNVFYTLNPREPKFFPLSISAMAKVFYAAGEEWTLSSKYYDVTNYGYFNGNNEEATQIARNLYDEIHRLHGKRLVLGECGHGSRAMRWEGPNYLKTQYDFDTLTVVELIGEYIRSGRIKLDKTLNSKIVTIHDPCNLVRNGGLLNEIRFVVNAAAANVVEMTPYGTDNFCCGGGGGALAMSEYNERRLKIGKIKADQITATKAEIVVTPCHNCVDQLTQINHTYKLGITIKTVAELVADALVIEN from the coding sequence ATGACAAATAATATCACGAACGAACAAAAAGCCAAAGCCCTCGCCATCATTTCAAACACGAATGACAGCAAGCTGGAAACCCATCTAAACGCTTGTGTACGTTGTGGTTTGTGTGCATCGAGTTGCATGTACTACCTCACGATGAAAGAGGGGAAATACATCCCGGCACGAAAGGTAGACCTCGTCAGTTCCATTTACCGACGCTACAAGACCTGGCAGGGAGCCATGTTCCCATCGTTATTCCATGCCCGGGAGTTAAACCAAGAGACATGCGACGAGATGGTCGACTCCCTGTTCGGAGCCTGTACCATGTGCGGACGCTGCGTGAAACATTGCTCGATCGGGGTAGACATTCCCTTCCTTGTGAAAAAAGGACGTGAAATGCTTGCCGTCATGGGCCTCGTTCCTAAAACCCTCCAAGCAACTGTCGACGCGGCAGTCAACACCGGAAACAACATGGGTATTCCCACGGAAGAGTTTGTTGACACGATCCAATGGATGGAAGAGGAACTCCAGGACGAACTGGAAGACGAGAAAGCCGGAATCTTTCTTGATCAACCAGACAAGAACGTTTTTTACACCTTGAACCCCCGGGAGCCGAAATTTTTCCCGCTTTCCATCTCTGCCATGGCAAAAGTATTCTATGCCGCGGGAGAAGAGTGGACCCTCTCGTCTAAATACTACGACGTGACCAACTACGGGTATTTCAACGGTAATAATGAAGAGGCGACTCAAATCGCCCGGAATCTTTACGATGAGATTCACCGCCTGCACGGCAAACGCCTCGTACTCGGGGAATGTGGCCACGGTTCGAGAGCCATGCGCTGGGAAGGCCCCAATTATCTCAAAACACAGTATGATTTTGACACTCTCACGGTAGTTGAACTCATCGGGGAATATATCCGAAGCGGAAGAATAAAACTCGACAAAACGCTGAATAGCAAGATTGTCACCATACATGACCCATGTAACTTGGTTCGAAACGGGGGACTTCTCAATGAAATCCGTTTCGTGGTCAATGCAGCTGCCGCAAACGTGGTGGAAATGACACCCTACGGCACGGACAACTTCTGTTGTGGTGGCGGTGGCGGAGCCCTTGCCATGAGCGAGTACAACGAACGTCGTCTCAAAATCGGCAAAATCAAAGCCGACCAAATCACCGCAACGAAAGCCGAGATCGTCGTGACCCCGTGCCACAATTGCGTGGACCAGCTAACTCAAATTAATCACACGTACAAACTGGGTATCACCATAAAGACAGTGGCGGAATTGGTCGCTGATGCCCTGGTAATTGAAAATTAA
- a CDS encoding ATP-binding protein yields the protein MKVFLLFILFFLSGVLGYVQHAEGETGTPPEIRQVLFVSSYHSEQIWGRKVLNGVRKQLDRAGFNVDLRVIYLDSKRLTNTEVRNSLLETQLREVKGKLDLIIVSDEEANNALFSLDIPLVKETPIVFCGVMRYSKKLGFDQVTGVICDIDYEKVFLLGRKLFPEARKVYVFSDQSGAGQAHEVLARRQLAKYKDRFPVIFAGDTISGVNSFLKELQEVYPLSFVILTTWQQGKQGVYLDPDIYYSMYAHECPVPILTVMDNGLGKGIFGGIVTFADQMGAKAGKIGVRILNGEQAKVIPIDTVHPIPVFDENQLKRWRVERKNLPAKSLIVNERDAFWRTYGNYILIAGIAFILLLLLVLFLVLSHLRYRKMLHRSIFLEKAAQQMAEMLKKKTEILSNTLSSMSEGILVVDKELRVIELNHASVVGLGCEGDVIGKPLKEVCEINRNRVGEGIEDFVQKVMRERKRRDLALNTVLISCGAPVQQVTGSVSPLLNESGEVNGAVIMLRDVTREWQQQTFLRISINALRAYSWCYDVDNNLMTVGEGFPKDETLNRDLSTIEKYMSHIHPDDRRELSVCLEGIAKDELKEFVVVFRVDYLCPGEYRWLENRGIVETVEMSNGRKAKYVYGMGIDINRYKIVEEEMAIAMRKAEESDRLKSAFVANISHEIRTPLNSIVGFANLMVEEGLPEEERKLSSDMITSNSRALLGLLDDVLDLSRLEAGMDKVFLSVCDLHFWVHSMLDVGHLNMAQGVELVNEGPREKLLVMTDEVKLTKVFMNLIGNAKKFTVRGHIAVGAEITSDGTWVECRVEDTGIGISPENLEHIFDRFYKVNEFKQGTGLGLSICEAIIELLGGRIWVESTLGKGTTFYFRIPYRRPEEEDI from the coding sequence ATGAAAGTCTTTTTATTATTTATATTATTCTTTTTGAGCGGGGTGTTGGGATATGTTCAACATGCTGAAGGGGAGACTGGTACACCTCCCGAGATTAGGCAGGTTTTGTTTGTCAGCTCGTATCATTCGGAGCAAATCTGGGGACGCAAGGTGTTGAATGGGGTGAGAAAACAGCTTGACCGAGCGGGGTTTAATGTGGATTTGAGGGTGATTTATCTGGATTCCAAACGACTGACAAATACGGAGGTGAGGAATTCCTTGTTGGAAACACAGTTGCGGGAGGTTAAGGGAAAGTTAGATTTGATTATTGTTTCGGATGAAGAGGCCAATAACGCCCTTTTCTCCCTGGATATACCTTTGGTAAAGGAAACGCCTATCGTGTTTTGTGGAGTTATGCGATATTCGAAGAAACTTGGCTTTGATCAGGTGACGGGAGTTATTTGTGATATTGATTATGAAAAAGTGTTTCTGTTGGGGCGGAAATTATTCCCGGAGGCTCGAAAAGTTTACGTGTTTTCGGATCAATCGGGAGCGGGGCAGGCACATGAGGTTTTGGCTCGGCGGCAATTAGCCAAATATAAGGATCGTTTCCCGGTTATTTTTGCAGGCGACACGATCTCGGGCGTGAATAGTTTTTTAAAGGAGTTGCAAGAGGTTTATCCGCTTTCTTTTGTTATCTTGACCACTTGGCAACAAGGTAAACAGGGAGTGTATCTCGATCCGGATATTTATTATTCCATGTATGCTCATGAATGTCCGGTTCCGATTTTGACGGTGATGGATAACGGTTTGGGAAAGGGAATTTTTGGGGGAATCGTGACGTTTGCCGATCAGATGGGGGCAAAAGCCGGAAAAATCGGGGTGAGAATTTTGAATGGCGAGCAGGCGAAAGTCATACCGATAGATACGGTTCATCCTATTCCGGTTTTTGATGAAAATCAATTGAAACGTTGGCGGGTAGAACGTAAGAACCTTCCGGCTAAAAGTTTGATCGTTAATGAACGGGATGCTTTTTGGCGGACTTACGGAAATTATATTCTGATTGCGGGAATTGCCTTTATATTATTATTGTTACTTGTCCTGTTTCTGGTGTTATCTCACTTGAGATACCGGAAAATGTTGCATCGAAGTATCTTTTTAGAGAAAGCGGCACAGCAGATGGCCGAGATGTTGAAGAAAAAGACTGAAATATTGTCTAATACATTGTCTTCAATGAGTGAAGGTATTTTGGTGGTGGATAAGGAATTGCGGGTGATCGAGTTAAACCATGCCTCGGTGGTCGGTTTGGGATGTGAAGGAGATGTGATTGGTAAACCCTTGAAGGAGGTTTGCGAGATCAACCGGAATCGAGTCGGGGAAGGAATTGAAGATTTCGTGCAGAAGGTGATGAGGGAGAGAAAGCGTCGGGACTTGGCGTTGAACACGGTCTTAATCTCGTGCGGGGCTCCCGTGCAGCAAGTGACAGGGAGTGTTTCTCCCTTGTTGAATGAAAGCGGGGAGGTGAACGGTGCAGTCATTATGTTGCGTGATGTTACTCGAGAGTGGCAGCAACAAACCTTCTTACGTATTTCGATAAATGCCTTGCGAGCTTACTCTTGGTGTTATGACGTGGATAATAATCTCATGACGGTCGGGGAGGGTTTCCCGAAGGATGAGACTTTAAATCGGGATTTGAGTACGATTGAGAAATATATGTCTCATATTCATCCGGATGACCGGAGGGAGTTATCGGTCTGTCTGGAAGGGATTGCCAAGGATGAACTGAAAGAGTTTGTTGTTGTTTTTCGAGTGGATTACTTGTGCCCCGGGGAGTATCGCTGGTTGGAGAATCGTGGAATTGTTGAAACCGTGGAAATGAGTAATGGGCGGAAGGCGAAATACGTGTACGGGATGGGGATAGATATTAATCGTTACAAGATCGTGGAGGAAGAAATGGCGATAGCAATGCGCAAGGCAGAGGAATCCGATCGGTTGAAATCCGCTTTCGTGGCGAATATTTCGCACGAGATCCGGACCCCTTTAAATAGTATTGTTGGTTTTGCCAATTTGATGGTGGAGGAAGGGTTACCCGAGGAGGAGAGAAAATTGAGCAGTGATATGATCACGAGTAATAGCCGGGCGTTGTTGGGATTGCTGGATGACGTGCTTGATTTGTCCCGTTTGGAGGCCGGGATGGATAAGGTATTTCTTAGTGTTTGTGATTTACATTTTTGGGTCCATTCTATGTTGGATGTCGGGCATTTAAATATGGCACAAGGTGTTGAATTGGTGAATGAAGGCCCCCGGGAAAAATTGTTGGTTATGACGGATGAGGTGAAGTTGACAAAGGTATTTATGAATTTAATCGGGAATGCCAAGAAATTTACAGTACGAGGACATATTGCCGTTGGGGCCGAGATTACCTCTGATGGTACATGGGTTGAGTGTCGGGTAGAGGATACGGGGATAGGTATTTCTCCTGAAAATCTGGAACATATTTTCGATCGGTTTTATAAGGTGAATGAGTTTAAGCAAGGCACTGGGCTCGGGCTTTCCATTTGCGAGGCTATTATAGAACTTCTGGGAGGCCGGATCTGGGTGGAGTCAACTCTAGGCAAAGGAACGACGTTTTATTTTAGAATTCCTTACCGGAGGCCGGAAGAGGAGGATATATGA